One stretch of Eupeodes corollae chromosome 2, idEupCoro1.1, whole genome shotgun sequence DNA includes these proteins:
- the LOC129946843 gene encoding all trans-polyprenyl-diphosphate synthase PDSS2, protein MLSKHLMQQVRCRFSSLAVQLPVTFTQTRSLRVAQRCDEKFATKQVPKHDWNRAVSEAERIVGYPTSFLSLRWLLSDEIANVALHLRKLVGSNHPLLKTAKHLLYNGKNTMQAWGLIVLLISKAAGHAPHIPDMEQDKSAGVLHSQRALAEITEMIRISHLVHNSLVNLQRTTEAGKDEANYEDMTFGNKIGLLTGDYLLAHSCAELANLRNQEICELISSAVRDFSESEFIGDRDEQNNPLPSKPGIDYPRNAVPTKPFVSDFTETDALIPIDVQSTFGDPEKEWEVRHILNAGSLLGKSCQGSLKLAGQNEEMQKLGYLFGKHLSLAWQACLDAEPFQCSTLPSDSTFSLISAPVLFHLKHDPSLYDEIEKGLVSIDNISYQKLHKTILEGPGLEKTKELQHKHTTAAMHVLERFPPSDARTALENIILAMQDM, encoded by the exons ATGTTAAGTAAGCATCTTATGCAACAAGTGAGGTGTCGCTTCTCCTCATTAGCGGTTCAACTTCCTGTGACTTTCACCCAAACGCGTTCGTTGCGAGTGGCTCAAAGGTGCGATGAAAAATTTGCCACCAAGCAAGTCCCTAAGCACGATTGGAACCGTGCTGTTAGTGAAGCAGAACGCATCGTTGGCTATCCAACATCGTTCCTAAGCCTGCGGTGGCTCCTAAGCGATGAAATCGCCAATGTGGCCTTGCATCTGCGAAAGCTGGTGGGGAGTAATCATCCGTTGCTTAAGACTGCCAA gcaTCTACTGTATAATGGGAAAAATACAATGCAAGCTTGGGGAttgattgttttattaatttccaaGGCAGCAGGTCATGCGCCACATATTCCTGATATGGAACAGGACAAAAGTGCTGGAGTGCTTCATTCGCAGAGGGCATTGGCGGAGATTACCGAAATGATTCGGATTTCACATTTAGTTCATAAT AGTTTAGTTAATTTACAACGCACCACAGAAGCTGGCAAAGACGAAGCTAATTATGAGGACATGActtttggcaataaaattgGACTCCTAACAGGCGATTATCTGTTAGCGCATTCTTGTGCCGAACTAGCCAATTTGCGCAATCAGGAAATTTGTGAATTGATCTCATCAGCTGTTAGAGATTTTAGTGAGTCTGAATTTATTGGCGATCGTGATGAACAAAATAATCCACTTCCATCCAAGCCGGGTATCGACTATCCACGTAATGCAGTACCAACAAAACCATTTGTCAGTGATTTCACTGAAACCGATGCTCTTATTCCCATCGATGTGCAATCAACTTTTGGAGATCCAGAAAAAGAATGGGAAGTTCGTCATATTCTAAATGCTGGTAGTCTTTTGGGTAAAAGTTGTCAGGGATCGTTGAAGTTAGCCGGTCAAAATGAAGAAATGCAAAAACTAGGTTATTTATTTGGCAAACATCTATCCCTAGCCTGGCAGGCTTGTCTTGATGCTGAACCTTTTCAATGTAGCACATTACCATCGg actcTACATTCAGTTTGATCAGTGCTCCAGTTCTATTCCACCTTAAACACGATCCATCTTTGTATGATGAAATTGAAAAGGGTCTGGTTTCAATTGATAACATTTCTTACCAAAAGCTACACAAAACCATACTGGAAGGTCCAGGATTGGAGAAAACAAAAGAACTGCAACACAAACACACCACCGCAGCCATGCATGTTCTAGAAAGATTTCCTCCATCCGATGCCAGAACGGCGCTTGAGAATATTATTTTAGCAATGCAGGATATGTAA